The following proteins are co-located in the Polystyrenella longa genome:
- a CDS encoding sugar phosphate isomerase/epimerase family protein, with protein MKLSLSVRVAEAACKTKLNIPFEELVHLAREMGYHAICMRASAGGLLTPRDELEKMRRIVEDEDLIVSMVTADSDVPLNNEQGPNSLQNIGPSLDVAEALGCDLIRVCLKTEEDIDHSRRAADLAGERGIRLAHQCHIETLFEQVDRSIEVLEQIGRKNFGLIYEPANLLMCDEPYGAEVLEKFKPWLMNVYVQNHRLDPEGPDVLGTWCQGPVRFHHIPIWDAGGVEFNQVIEGLQHINYDGYFTVHQAYAWLMGPREAAAESIRYLRSFGCFDR; from the coding sequence ATGAAACTTTCTCTCTCTGTTCGGGTAGCGGAAGCGGCCTGTAAAACTAAGTTAAATATCCCGTTTGAAGAACTGGTCCATCTGGCGCGAGAGATGGGTTACCATGCCATCTGCATGCGTGCCAGTGCGGGAGGTCTATTGACCCCCCGGGATGAACTGGAAAAGATGCGACGCATCGTCGAGGACGAAGACCTGATAGTCTCGATGGTCACTGCCGATTCGGATGTCCCGTTGAATAATGAACAGGGTCCGAACAGCCTGCAGAATATCGGACCCAGCCTTGATGTCGCTGAGGCACTCGGTTGCGATCTGATTCGCGTCTGCCTTAAAACCGAAGAAGATATCGACCACTCACGCCGCGCCGCCGATCTGGCTGGAGAGCGAGGAATCAGGTTAGCGCATCAATGTCATATCGAAACGCTCTTTGAGCAGGTCGATCGCAGTATCGAAGTGCTGGAGCAGATAGGCCGGAAAAACTTCGGACTCATCTACGAGCCTGCCAATCTCCTGATGTGCGACGAACCTTACGGTGCCGAGGTGCTGGAGAAATTCAAACCCTGGTTGATGAACGTCTATGTCCAGAACCATCGTCTCGACCCGGAAGGCCCTGATGTACTGGGAACCTGGTGTCAGGGACCGGTCCGGTTTCATCATATTCCCATTTGGGACGCAGGGGGCGTGGAGTTTAATCAGGTCATCGAGGGCCTGCAGCACATCAACTACGACGGTTATTTCACGGTGCATCAGGCGTATGCTTGGCTGATGGGGCCTCGGGAAGCGGCTGCGGAAAGCATCCGATATTTGCGTTCCTTCGGTTGTTTTGATCGTTAA
- a CDS encoding class I SAM-dependent methyltransferase, giving the protein MSEFAIRWNERYQNNDTPWDSRLVSKELIRVLKDHSIEPGRALELGCGTGTNAIYLAEQGFAVTAVDISERAIDTAAMKANEANVDIRFVLSDITDLQMVVSPFDFVFDRGCYHCVRKEKLSGFLNTLKKCTRPGSLWLTLSGNSHESDDEHIPKVSEEELKAELGDLFEFVQLREFHFEDEGERQGPLGWSALLKRKGERAD; this is encoded by the coding sequence ATGTCTGAGTTTGCGATTCGCTGGAACGAACGGTATCAAAACAACGATACCCCGTGGGATTCCCGCTTAGTCTCCAAAGAATTAATACGGGTCTTGAAAGACCACTCGATTGAACCGGGCCGCGCACTCGAACTCGGCTGCGGTACGGGCACGAATGCGATCTATCTCGCAGAACAGGGATTTGCCGTGACGGCGGTCGATATTTCGGAACGGGCAATCGATACCGCCGCAATGAAAGCCAACGAAGCGAATGTCGATATTCGCTTCGTGTTGAGTGACATTACGGATCTCCAGATGGTTGTTAGTCCATTCGATTTTGTGTTTGATCGTGGATGCTATCACTGTGTCCGAAAAGAGAAACTATCCGGTTTTCTGAACACGCTAAAGAAATGCACCCGGCCCGGTTCACTTTGGCTGACCTTGAGTGGGAACAGCCACGAATCGGATGACGAACATATCCCCAAAGTGAGCGAGGAAGAACTGAAAGCGGAACTGGGCGATCTGTTCGAGTTCGTTCAATTACGTGAATTCCACTTCGAGGATGAAGGAGAGCGCCAAGGCCCGCTCGGCTGGTCGGCACTGCTGAAACGTAAAGGTGAACGAGCCGATTAA
- a CDS encoding DUF6263 family protein — MRIRYIRTLLVALICVAVLPATAAEPMQLKYQFSKDKPLNYRITTAMEQTQKVGEQSSSMKMVNMTDTIFSLDEKSEEGDFSLSSVTNRLRVTMDNPLADAYEYDSASEENPTEGLLAAQMTPIFNELKGAQLKLRLSSLGEILEVKGYAELMKAIIKKVPAAAGMAGSFSDEAAKKQYEEVFPTWLDKPVAEGDQWESEFVMDLGPQGKANGKKTYAYRGPSEVNGRATVLINVKHEIEINIDVNQGLSTVEGLMKTQDSEGEIHFDPATGEIVKVDTQYLIVGSIKVTAQGQVRVVESSQDHHISVELISETEKKE, encoded by the coding sequence ATGCGCATTCGCTATATCCGCACTCTGCTTGTGGCTTTAATCTGTGTGGCTGTCTTGCCCGCGACTGCTGCGGAACCGATGCAATTGAAGTATCAGTTTTCCAAAGACAAACCCCTGAATTACCGCATCACTACTGCCATGGAGCAGACGCAGAAAGTGGGTGAGCAGTCCAGCTCCATGAAAATGGTAAACATGACGGACACGATCTTTTCGCTGGACGAAAAATCGGAAGAGGGGGACTTCAGTCTCTCCAGTGTCACCAACCGCCTGCGCGTAACGATGGATAATCCGCTAGCAGATGCGTACGAGTATGATTCAGCATCAGAAGAAAACCCCACCGAAGGTTTGCTGGCGGCGCAGATGACACCGATCTTCAACGAACTCAAAGGAGCACAGTTGAAGCTTCGATTGAGCTCACTGGGAGAAATTCTGGAAGTCAAAGGTTACGCCGAGTTGATGAAAGCGATCATCAAAAAAGTGCCCGCGGCCGCAGGCATGGCGGGGTCGTTTTCAGATGAAGCCGCGAAAAAACAATACGAAGAAGTCTTCCCGACCTGGCTTGATAAACCGGTTGCCGAGGGGGACCAATGGGAATCTGAATTCGTCATGGACCTGGGGCCGCAGGGCAAAGCGAATGGTAAGAAAACTTATGCATATCGCGGGCCTTCGGAAGTTAATGGGCGTGCAACGGTGCTCATTAACGTGAAGCATGAAATCGAAATCAATATCGACGTCAATCAGGGACTCAGTACTGTCGAAGGGCTAATGAAAACCCAGGACAGTGAAGGTGAAATTCACTTCGATCCGGCGACCGGCGAAATCGTTAAAGTGGATACTCAATACCTTATCGTGGGGAGTATTAAAGTGACTGCCCAGGGCCAGGTCCGGGTCGTGGAATCAAGCCAGGATCACCACATCTCGGTCGAACTGATTTCCGAGACCGAGAAAAAGGAATAA
- a CDS encoding DUF1501 domain-containing protein, translating to MLTFLGRSNRMCDGISRRSFLQVGGFTFGSMAALSLPQILQAEALSGNPRPNSHKAIINIFLAGGAPHQDMWEIKTEAPKEVRGEFSPISTSVPGIQIGECFPKIASMMDKFAIIRSIVGNSGGHDAYQCLSGWPRQHGTAIGGFPSMGSAISKMKGPVHKAMPPHISLSAKTSHTPWSEPGAPGFLGAAHQAFKPNNGGSENLTLNGVTLERLQNRKELLTGLDNLKREVDSTGMLDGVDSFTEAAFGVLTSSKLAEALDLSKEDPEVVARYGDGKPYKYQYDGAPTCNDHLLLARRLVQAGARSVSLSYGRWDSHGDNFGLVRHHGPRLDQAVSALVQDLEEKGMLDDVTVVVWGEFGRTPRINDKAGRDHWPRVNSALLAGGGMKTGQAIGKTNRLGEYPVERPIHFQNVISTLYHNLGIDTMTTTLNDPTGRPQFLVDEREPVEELV from the coding sequence ATGCTCACTTTTTTAGGACGTTCTAACCGTATGTGTGATGGGATTTCCCGTCGCTCATTTCTGCAAGTAGGTGGCTTCACCTTTGGAAGCATGGCTGCGCTTTCATTGCCGCAGATTCTGCAGGCCGAAGCACTCTCTGGCAATCCACGTCCCAATTCGCATAAGGCGATCATCAACATTTTCCTGGCAGGGGGAGCCCCACACCAGGATATGTGGGAAATCAAAACAGAAGCACCGAAAGAGGTTCGTGGTGAATTCAGCCCGATCAGCACCTCGGTTCCCGGTATTCAGATTGGGGAATGCTTCCCCAAAATCGCCAGCATGATGGACAAGTTCGCCATCATCCGTTCGATCGTCGGCAACAGTGGCGGACACGATGCCTATCAATGCCTTTCCGGATGGCCACGACAGCATGGAACCGCTATTGGTGGTTTCCCCAGTATGGGTTCGGCGATTTCCAAAATGAAAGGCCCTGTTCATAAAGCGATGCCGCCGCATATCTCGCTATCCGCCAAAACAAGTCACACCCCCTGGTCCGAACCGGGTGCCCCCGGATTTCTGGGTGCGGCACATCAGGCATTCAAACCAAACAACGGTGGTAGTGAAAACCTGACATTAAACGGCGTTACGTTAGAGCGACTGCAAAATCGTAAAGAACTGCTGACAGGCCTCGACAATTTGAAACGCGAAGTCGATTCCACCGGCATGCTGGATGGGGTCGATTCCTTCACGGAAGCGGCCTTCGGAGTGCTTACCTCCAGTAAACTGGCGGAAGCACTGGACCTCAGTAAAGAAGATCCCGAAGTCGTCGCCCGCTACGGAGACGGAAAACCCTATAAGTACCAATATGATGGTGCCCCCACCTGTAACGATCACCTATTGCTGGCTCGCCGATTGGTGCAAGCAGGTGCTCGCTCGGTCAGTCTTTCTTATGGACGTTGGGACAGCCACGGCGACAACTTCGGCCTGGTACGCCATCACGGCCCCCGTCTGGACCAGGCGGTCTCGGCATTGGTGCAAGACCTTGAAGAAAAAGGGATGCTGGACGATGTGACTGTCGTTGTCTGGGGTGAATTCGGTCGGACTCCTCGCATCAACGATAAGGCCGGTCGCGATCACTGGCCTCGCGTGAACTCCGCCCTGCTCGCTGGTGGTGGTATGAAAACGGGTCAGGCTATTGGTAAAACCAACCGACTGGGCGAATACCCGGTTGAACGCCCGATCCACTTCCAGAACGTGATCTCCACGCTCTACCACAACCTCGGCATCGACACGATGACCACGACCCTGAACGACCCCACCGGTCGCCCCCAGTTCCTCGTGGATGAGCGGGAGCCGGTAGAAGAACTGGTTTAG